TGCACCGACTGGAATCGGTATTGGAAGGCGAATTGGATGAAGTGATCGACAACCTGATCATGCATGAACAAACGGAGCTTTTGAAAAGCCATGCACACTCAGCTTGATTGGTCTGATGTCACGACGATTCGAGAAGCCCTATTACGGGCTTCTTCCTTTTTGCGGGAAAAAGGGACAAAAGATCCTTTGTTCGAAGCGGAGCTCATGATTCGTCATTGTCTCGACTGGGATCGGACGCGCTTTTTAATGGCAATGCCGGATTCAATCGATCCAAAAACATTGGTGAAGCTGGACGGACTGTGCGTGCGCCGGGCGAATAACGAGCCATTGCAATACATGTTTGGCGAACAGGAGTTTTACGGGCGTCCTTTTACGGTGCGACCAGGTGTGTTGATCCCGAGACCGGAAACGGAAATACTGGTGGAGCGAGTGATGGCAGCTACTGCAAATCTCTGGCCTGAGCGGGAAGAACTAGCGGTGGTGGATATCGGAACAGGGAGCGGAGCCATCTGCATTACGCTCGCGTTAGAAAAACCGCAATGGCGCGTGACTACGGTGGACCTGTCTCCTGAGGCAACGGCAATCGCTAGGGAAAATGCAAGTCGTCTTGGTGCAGATGTCCGCTTTCTACAAGGGGATTTGGTGCAACCGCTTTTGGAAGCAGGCGAAAAGGTAGACATTCTCGTGTCCAATCCACCATATATCCCGAGTCGCGATGTCGAGGAGCTGGACGATGAAGTGCGCGTACATGAACCTCGCTTGGCTTTGGATGGCGGCGAAGATGGTCTGGATTGCTATCATCGACTGTGTGAGGCGCTGCCGAATCTATTGAAAGAAAGAGCGGTCGTAGCGTTTGAGGTAGGCATTTATCAGGCTGGAGATGTAGCAGAATTGATGAAAGCATCTGGTGTCATGGATGAGGTGGAGATTGTTCCAGATTTGGCGGGGATCGAGCGAGTTGTTATCGGAGTGAGACGATAGCGCTGACTCGTCTCGCCTTTTTTATATAGGGAATGAATGTTTGAAATCGTGTGAATCCGTCCATACTGATTGCTAAAGAGAGAAGATCAGTATAGAGGGAGACGGATAACGATGAAACGGATGTTGTTAATGGCATTTAGCCTGTTTATGCTTATGATGAGCTGGGAGGGGCAGCTTACTTCGGCCAATGTGTTGGATAATGGGCCGATCCCTCAAGAATCCGTTCGCTTGCGCATTATTGCGAACAGCGATTCTGTCCAAGATCAATGGTTAAAGCGCGAAGTCAGAGATGCGATTATCGCTCAAATGAATACGTGGGCG
This genomic stretch from Brevibacillus sp. DP1.3A harbors:
- the prmC gene encoding peptide chain release factor N(5)-glutamine methyltransferase yields the protein MHTQLDWSDVTTIREALLRASSFLREKGTKDPLFEAELMIRHCLDWDRTRFLMAMPDSIDPKTLVKLDGLCVRRANNEPLQYMFGEQEFYGRPFTVRPGVLIPRPETEILVERVMAATANLWPEREELAVVDIGTGSGAICITLALEKPQWRVTTVDLSPEATAIARENASRLGADVRFLQGDLVQPLLEAGEKVDILVSNPPYIPSRDVEELDDEVRVHEPRLALDGGEDGLDCYHRLCEALPNLLKERAVVAFEVGIYQAGDVAELMKASGVMDEVEIVPDLAGIERVVIGVRR